The Calypte anna isolate BGI_N300 chromosome 20, bCalAnn1_v1.p, whole genome shotgun sequence genome includes a region encoding these proteins:
- the COMMD7 gene encoding COMM domain-containing protein 7 isoform X4, which produces MQEPKEVERFMTQLSDFAIMNKISLGPLKNIVRSILLVPNGALKRNLSSEHVRADFIALGLSEEKASYFAQQWTVNSPTLTRLAVGQTLMINQLIDMEWKFGVTAGSSELEKVGSIFLQLKLVIKKGSQTENVYIELTLPQFYSFLHEMERVKTSLESFS; this is translated from the exons ATGCAGG AGCCCAAGGAG GTAGAAAGATTTATGACTCAGCTCTCAGACTTTGCCATCATGAATAAAATCAGCTTGGGCCCCCTGAAAAACATTGTCCGAAGTATTCTTCTGGTACCTAATG GTGCCCTGAAGAGGAATTTGTCTTCTGAACATGTCAGAGCAGATTTTATTGCTCTAG GTCTCAGTGAAGAGAAAGCCAGTTATTTTGCACAACAG TGGACAGTGAATTCCCCTACCCTGACACGCCTGGCTGTTGGTCAGACACTGATGATTAACCAGCTGATAGATATGGAGTGGAAGTTTGGAG TGACTGCTGGGAGCAGTGAACTGGAAAAAGTGGGAAGTATCTTCTTACAG CTGAAGCTGGTGATTAAAAAAGGGAGCCAAACAGAAAACGTATATATAG agttAACTTTGCCCCAGTTCTACAGTTTTCTGCATGAAATGGAACGGGTCAAAACCAGCCTGGAAAGCTTCAGCTGA
- the COMMD7 gene encoding COMM domain-containing protein 7 isoform X1, whose translation MGPLHFTSEPVPEAVSGDMQNLNQLSAQQFSALTDLLFHFLTEPKEVERFMTQLSDFAIMNKISLGPLKNIVRSILLVPNGALKRNLSSEHVRADFIALGLSEEKASYFAQQWTVNSPTLTRLAVGQTLMINQLIDMEWKFGVTAGSSELEKVGSIFLQLKLVIKKGSQTENVYIELTLPQFYSFLHEMERVKTSLESFS comes from the exons ATGGGGCCGCTCCACTTCACCAGCGAACCGGTACCGGAGGCGGTCAGCGGCGACATGCAGAACCTCAACCAGCTCAGTGCACAG CAATTCTCAGCACTGACTGACCTGCTCTTCCACTTTCTGACAGAGCCCAAGGAG GTAGAAAGATTTATGACTCAGCTCTCAGACTTTGCCATCATGAATAAAATCAGCTTGGGCCCCCTGAAAAACATTGTCCGAAGTATTCTTCTGGTACCTAATG GTGCCCTGAAGAGGAATTTGTCTTCTGAACATGTCAGAGCAGATTTTATTGCTCTAG GTCTCAGTGAAGAGAAAGCCAGTTATTTTGCACAACAG TGGACAGTGAATTCCCCTACCCTGACACGCCTGGCTGTTGGTCAGACACTGATGATTAACCAGCTGATAGATATGGAGTGGAAGTTTGGAG TGACTGCTGGGAGCAGTGAACTGGAAAAAGTGGGAAGTATCTTCTTACAG CTGAAGCTGGTGATTAAAAAAGGGAGCCAAACAGAAAACGTATATATAG agttAACTTTGCCCCAGTTCTACAGTTTTCTGCATGAAATGGAACGGGTCAAAACCAGCCTGGAAAGCTTCAGCTGA
- the COMMD7 gene encoding COMM domain-containing protein 7 isoform X2, which yields MEQFSALTDLLFHFLTEPKEVERFMTQLSDFAIMNKISLGPLKNIVRSILLVPNGALKRNLSSEHVRADFIALGLSEEKASYFAQQWTVNSPTLTRLAVGQTLMINQLIDMEWKFGVTAGSSELEKVGSIFLQLKLVIKKGSQTENVYIELTLPQFYSFLHEMERVKTSLESFS from the exons ATGGAG CAATTCTCAGCACTGACTGACCTGCTCTTCCACTTTCTGACAGAGCCCAAGGAG GTAGAAAGATTTATGACTCAGCTCTCAGACTTTGCCATCATGAATAAAATCAGCTTGGGCCCCCTGAAAAACATTGTCCGAAGTATTCTTCTGGTACCTAATG GTGCCCTGAAGAGGAATTTGTCTTCTGAACATGTCAGAGCAGATTTTATTGCTCTAG GTCTCAGTGAAGAGAAAGCCAGTTATTTTGCACAACAG TGGACAGTGAATTCCCCTACCCTGACACGCCTGGCTGTTGGTCAGACACTGATGATTAACCAGCTGATAGATATGGAGTGGAAGTTTGGAG TGACTGCTGGGAGCAGTGAACTGGAAAAAGTGGGAAGTATCTTCTTACAG CTGAAGCTGGTGATTAAAAAAGGGAGCCAAACAGAAAACGTATATATAG agttAACTTTGCCCCAGTTCTACAGTTTTCTGCATGAAATGGAACGGGTCAAAACCAGCCTGGAAAGCTTCAGCTGA
- the COMMD7 gene encoding COMM domain-containing protein 7 isoform X3, with amino-acid sequence MQGDGAGVSPPGDGEPKEVERFMTQLSDFAIMNKISLGPLKNIVRSILLVPNGALKRNLSSEHVRADFIALGLSEEKASYFAQQWTVNSPTLTRLAVGQTLMINQLIDMEWKFGVTAGSSELEKVGSIFLQLKLVIKKGSQTENVYIELTLPQFYSFLHEMERVKTSLESFS; translated from the exons ATGCAGGGTGATGGGGCTGGGGTCTCCCCCCCCGGTGATGGAG AGCCCAAGGAG GTAGAAAGATTTATGACTCAGCTCTCAGACTTTGCCATCATGAATAAAATCAGCTTGGGCCCCCTGAAAAACATTGTCCGAAGTATTCTTCTGGTACCTAATG GTGCCCTGAAGAGGAATTTGTCTTCTGAACATGTCAGAGCAGATTTTATTGCTCTAG GTCTCAGTGAAGAGAAAGCCAGTTATTTTGCACAACAG TGGACAGTGAATTCCCCTACCCTGACACGCCTGGCTGTTGGTCAGACACTGATGATTAACCAGCTGATAGATATGGAGTGGAAGTTTGGAG TGACTGCTGGGAGCAGTGAACTGGAAAAAGTGGGAAGTATCTTCTTACAG CTGAAGCTGGTGATTAAAAAAGGGAGCCAAACAGAAAACGTATATATAG agttAACTTTGCCCCAGTTCTACAGTTTTCTGCATGAAATGGAACGGGTCAAAACCAGCCTGGAAAGCTTCAGCTGA